From Halorientalis litorea:
CTTCACAGTAAATAGCCAGTGCCTACAGTGGATATAATGCAGTGCCTATGGGAAACACTTATATTAGGAACTATCCTCTGTTAGAGTACGCTATGACGGGCTACTACGACATCGTGCTCGGTCTCATTCCAGTCTCACTCATCACCATCTCTGCGGCCTTCGTCGTCGCCGGGTTCACGCTGACGTTCGCCGTCGCGGCGGCGTCCACAGTCGGCGTCGCACTCGTCGGACACGCCTTGTTCGTCAACGGTCCGGTCGACGCATCAACACGAACGGACACCTCGACCGCAAACGCGTCCCGTGACACCCCCGTTTCTGCCGACTGATTCCGTCCCACACATCTAAGACGACCTCGCCCGAACGAAGGGCTATGTCAGACGATGATGTCGAAGCGCTGTTCCTGCGAAGCGACGAACTCGCCGACCTCGCCACCATGGACGAGTACGTGGACGCCGTCCGTGAGGGCTACCGCCAACGCGGCGAGGGCGCGCCCGCCGAACCCCGGACGAAACTCCCGAACGAACACCCGCCGGGGTTCTTCACCGCGTACCTCGCCATCCTTCCCGACACGGGTGTGATGGGGACGTACACCTACGGCGCGGGCTTCGGAACCAAGGACGCACACTTCATGCTCCCGCTGTACGACAGCGAGAGCGGCGAACCCCTCGCTCTCCTCGACGGTGCGAGCATGAACCCCTACAAGACCGGGGCCACCGGTGCCGTCGGCGTCGACGCACTTGCGCGTGCCGACGCCTCCTCGGTCGCACTCATCGGGTCCAGCGCGCAGGCACGCGGCCAGTTACTCGCCACAGCGACCGTCCGTGACCTCGAACGCGTCGACGTGTACTCCACGACGAAAGAACACCGCGAGGACTTCGCCGCGGAGATGAACGAACAACTCGACGCCACCGTCGCCGCCGTCGCCTCCAGTGCCGCCGCCGTCGAGGGGGCCGACATCGTCATCACCGCCACGCGCGCCCCGGAACCCGTCTTCGACGGGGACCTCTTAGAGACCGGAACCCACGTCACCGCGATGGGGCAGTACTCCACCGACGTGCGCGAAATCGACAGCACGGCGATGCAGAAGGCCAAGTACGTCCCCGACCTCCGCGCGCGAACGCGAACCGACGCCGGGGCGTTCATCGTGGCCCTCGAGGAGGGGGCCATCGACGAGGACCACGTTCACGCCGAACTCGGGGAGATACTCGCGGGCGTCGAACCGGGCCGTGAGAGCCCCGACGAGATTACCCTGTTCGACAGCGGCGGAACCGCAATCGAGACGGTGGCCGCCGGGCACATGCTCTACGAACGTGCCAAAGAGCGCGGACTGGGCGAGACTATCGCGTTCTCTCCGGCGAGCGAGGCGATGATGGGCAAGCCGGACTCATAGGTACTGCGCCACCCCGAGGGCGTCGACGATTGGAACCCCGGTGGCGAGTGCGGACACGAGATACCCCGCGATTGCTCCGCCGTTCAACAGCGGCAGTCCCGCGTGTGCCCGCCCCTGTAGCACCATCCGAAGCAGGAGGGCGAGACCGACCATCGTCCCGACCATCGCACCGAGCGCGGGGACCGGAACCGAGAGCCCCGGGAGCGTGACTGTCGGGACGTTTGCGGGCGCGAAGAAGGCCGCGCTGGCGACCAACACCGAGGGAATCACCGCGTCGCCCAACCCGATGAACATCGCCTCGCGGTCGAGTGGGTCGGCCTCGATGCCGTCACTGTCCTCGTCGTCTGGCGCGCTGTCGCCGTCGGCTGCGACCTCCTCGTCTGCTGGCCCGCCCTCGACTTCCCCAGTCGGGTCGGGCGTCTCCGCGTCCAGAAACGAGTACGAGAGCGTGAGCGGAATCACGAGGATGATAGGCATCTTGAGGTCCATCACGCCGTCGGCCAGTTCGAGCATGTGTTCGGTGCCGTAGACGCTGATGGCGTCGTAGACGGCCAGCGCGATCAAAAGGAGGATGGCCGGGAGGAGGCCGAAGCTGATGCCGAAGAGGCCGGCCGCGCCCGCACCCATGACCACGCCCGCAGCGTCGATGACGTACCACTCGGGGTAGACGTACAGCGCGACGGCGAGCGCGCCCGCCGCACCGAGCGCGAGAAGGTTGACGCCGTACGGTGCCACCACCGGCGGTAGGACGACGCTGAACACGTACCACGAGAGGTAGCCACTGGCGAACACCACGAACGCGCGGATGAGTCGTTCGAGGTCGAGTTTGATGACGGCGAGCATCAGGGCGGTGACGACCAGAATCGCACCGATGTAGAGGAGACTGTTCGTCGGGTCTTGCGGGTCCTCGACGGCCTGATATCCGGCCGTGTCGAACGGGGTGACGAGCGCGAGGGCACCCACCTGCACGAGCAGGAAGACGACGCCGATGAACCCGCTTGCGAGGACCGCCCGCGTGCGCTGTTCCATACCGACCCCTGTCGTGGCTCCGGTTTCAGGATTGCGAACGTCAGCGACGCGCGCGCCGTCGGTCACTCACCGCGCGTACAGTGCGTCCCCGAGGAGCGTGGCCGGCCGAACGCCCTCGGCGGGCGAGACAGCCACGTACGGGCGGTCGACCGGCCCGAACACGTCCACGACGCGCCCCACGTCGTCCAAGTTCTCGTCGACGACATCTGTCCCGAACTCCGGGTGGTCGTCCTCCAGCGTGCGAAGGACGGCCAGCCCCTGTGCCGTTCGGACGACCTCGCCCACGCGTCTCATTCGCGGATGGCTCCGAGGTACGCGCCGACGGCCTGCACGAGGTCCGACTTCGTCGCGTCGTCCGCGTCCTTCACGAGGACGCGGCCCCGTTCCTCCCACTCTCTAGGGTACTGTTTGTCGCGTTCGACCACGGCGTCGTACCCGACCTGCTGGACGGCTTGGGCTATCTCCTCGACCGTCGGGTCGGGGACAGCCAACTCCAACGGGACCCGCCGCCCCTCCGCGCGGGTCAGGTCCGCGTCGAAAAACGCGGGCCACATGACGTTCTCGACCATACGTCACCTCGCCCGCCCCGACACAAGTGCTTTGCTGGTCGCGCCGGTGCCGGGACTCCCACGGGGCCGACTACCGCCGGCGGGCCAGTCCGAGGACGGCCGCGAGCGCGATGGCGGCCGTCGCCACACCGGCGCCCAGTCCCGGCCCGCTGGCCGCAGTCGTCTCGGCCGCATCCGTCTCCGCCGTCGTCGCTTCAGGCGTCTCGGTGTCCGCGACTGTTTCCGTCGCCGTCCGCACGTCCTCGCGGGTGATGCTCTCGTTCGCCCTGTCGAGTGCGTCGGGGTGCCACTCTTTGGCCAGTCGCGTCAGCGGTTGCGTGACGCGTGGTCCGGGCTGGCTGATGTAGTTGGACTGCAACTCGATGGTCTGGCTCCGCTGGAGGGCCGTCGTCCCGTTGTAGGCCGCGGTCCGTGGAATCGTCGCGTCGCCGGGGTAGGCTATCCACTCGGGGTCGCTGTCGACCACGACTTCCTCGCTGAGTTGGCGGTACCCCTCGATTCCAGCCTCGGCGGCGACGTTGGTCCCGCCAGCCGTCGTGAGTACGTCGTGGATGTGCGTGCCCGTGCCCGTCGTCGTCCCGAAGAAGTAGTACAGGACGCGTGGGTTGTTCTCCGCGAGTTCGGCCGCGCGCTCGGCGCGTTCGACGCCGAGGCGGAACTCTGTGCTCGCCTCGCGTGCTCCATCGCAGGCTCCGAGGAGCGCGCCCGTCGTCTCGAGGTTGGTTTCGATTTCGTCCAGCGAGGTGACGAGACCGAAGTGGTAGACGGTAATCCCGGCGGTGCGGAGCTGTCGCACCGTCTCGACGCTCGTCGTGTTCGCCGCGAGGACGATGTCAGGGTTCAGCCCGACGACCTGTTCGACGTTCACACTCAGGTCGTCGTTGACGACATCGGTGATGCCCTCACGCCCGTCGAGATACGCCGTGTACTGCGTCTGTTGCATCCCGACCACGCGGTCCTCGGCCCCGACGGCCCACGCGGCCTGTGCGTCGCTCGGTTGAAGCACGACCACCCGCTCGGGCCGTTCCTCGACGGTCACCTCGGTCCCCGTCGTGTCCGTGACGGAGACGGGGAACGTACAGTCGGACTGTGCGAGCGTCGCGCCGTCGGGTGCCGCGGCGACCCCGGACCCGCCAGCCGCGAACCCGCTGGCTACCACCACCACCGTGAGAAGCACTGCGTTCAGTCGCATTCCCTAACGTTCCGTCGTTACCCAACAAATATTTGCCTACCGAAAGTTGGCTTGTAGACGATGCACACGGGGACCAGAGCGGCCACGTTCTCGGCGGTACTCGCGGCGGTGCTCGTGGGCGTCGTCCTCGCCAGCGCGACGGTCGGCCCCGTCGCGCTCGATACGCTCGTCGTCGCGAAGGCGACGCTCAACGCCGTCGGCGTCCCCGTCGGCCTCGGCGTGGTCACCGGGACGGCGTCCCTCGGCCCACTCTCGCTGCCTGTCCCCGTCCCAGACGTGACGTACGCCTACCCGTTCGCCTTCGCCGTCGAGGGCGGAGCCGAGACCATCGTCCGGCAGGTGCGACTCCCCCGCATTCTGCTCGCCGCCGTCGTCGGGTTCGCGCTGGCGTCGGCCGGGACCGTGATGCAGGGTTTCTTCCGCAACCCGATGGCCGACCCCTCTATCGTCGGCGTCTCCTCCGGCGCGGCGGTCGGTGCCGTCGCCACCATCGCGTTCCCCCTCGCGCTCCCGTTCGGCCTCCAGACTGCGGCGTTCGTCGGCGCGTTGCTGGCGGCGTTCGGTGTCTACCTCATCGCCTCGGAGGGGCGACACACGCCGGTGGCCACCCTCCTGCTCGCGGGCGTCGCGATTCAGACGCTCCTCGGTGCGGCAGTCTCGTACATGCTCCTCCACGCCGGCGAGAGCCTCCGGCAGGCGGTGTACTGGCTCATGGGTCACCTCCACAACGCCTCGTGGGCGGAGTTGGAGGTGACGCTCCCGCTCGCACTCCTCGCGTTCGCCGTCCTCGCGGCGTACACGCGCGATTTGAACGTCCTGATGCTCGGCGAGGCGGACGCCCACACGCTCGGCATCGAAGTGGAGCGGACCAAGCGCGTGTTGCTCGCGCTGTCGAGTCTCCTCACCGCCGCCGCCGTCGCCGTCACCGGCGTCATCGGCTTCGTCGGCCTCATCGTCCCCCACGGGATGCGACTCGTCGTCGGCCCGGACCACCGCGTCCTCCTGCCGACGAGCGCGCTCGCCGGCGCGAGTTTCCTCGTCGCGGCCGACACGCTTGCACGCGCCGGCCCCGCAGAGGTGCCCGTCGGCATCGTCACCGCCGCCGTCGGCGCGCCCTTCTTCCTCTACCTCTTGCGCACACGGGAGGTGTACGCGCTGTGATAACCGTCGAGAACCTCGCCGTCAGCAGGGGCGACGCGCAGGTGCTGACCGACGTGTCCCTCTCCGTCGCGGACGGCGAGTTCGTCGCGCTCGTCGGGCCGAACGGCGCGGGCAAGACGACACTCCTCCAGACGGTCAACGGTCTCCTCGACCCGGACGCCGGGGCCGTGACCGTCGCGGGCCGTGACGTGACGACCTGCAGTTCCCGCGAGGTGAGCCGACTCGTGGCGACGGTCCCACAGAACCCGACCATGGCGTTCGACTTCAGCGTCGCCGACGTGGTCGCGATGGGACGGACCCCCTACCAGTCGCGCTTCGGCCGCGCGAACCCGAGCGAGGAACGCCAACGCGTCGAGCGCGCGCTCGCTCGCACCGACACGGCCGAACTGTCAGACCGGTCCGTCAGCGCGGTCAGCGGCGGGGAGCGTCGGCGGGTGTTGCTCGCCCGCGCGTTGGTGCAGGACACGCCCGCGCTCCTGTTGGACGAGCCGACCGCCAGTCTCGACATCAACCACCGTGTCAGGACGCTGGAACTCGTCTCGGACCTCGTGGCCGAGGGGAAGACGGCGTTCGCGGCGATTCACGACCTCGACTTGGCCGCACGGTACTGTGACCGTCTCGTCCTGCTGGCGGACGGCGAGGTCCGGGCGAGCGGCCCACCGGCCGAGGTGCTGCAGTCGACGCATCTGGGTGACGCCTTCGGGACCGACACCGCCGTTACGACCGACGCCGCGACGGGGACCCCCTCGGTGACGGCATTGTGGTACCGGCGCGACAGCGACCTCCGCGTCCACGTCCTCGGCGGCGGCCCCGTCGCGACGCGTGCCATCTGCCGGTTGGTCGACGCGGGTGCGACCGTCACCGGCGGCCCGTTCCCGGAGGGCGACGTGGCCGTCGAGACGGCCGAGGCACACGGCATCGACGCGGTGACCGCCCCGCCGTTCGCGGCGGTACCGGACGCGGCTCGCGAGCGCGTGACGGCACTCCTCGACGGGGCCGACGTGGCCGTTCTCGCGGTAGGCCCATCGGGACCGTCGAACCCGGCGTTCGAACTCGCCGCCGACGTGACGGTACCCGCCGTCGCCGTCACACCCGACGGTACTGCCCTCGAAGGAACTGTCGGGTGGGAGGAGTTTCGTCCGGCCGTCACCCCCGACGAACTCCCCGCGGCAGTCGTCGCGGCGGCCGACCGGCAGACGGCCACGGCCGACGACTGAGAGTGTCGTCGCCGACGCTGTGACCGCTACAGGACGGTGCCGTGTTTCTTATCGGGAACGTCCTTCTCGACGGATTCGTAGAACGCGAAGCGGGCTTCCAGCTCCGTCCGTAGGTCGCTCGGCGGAATCACCTCGTCGATGACGACATCGCTCGCCATCCGGCGCACGTCAATGTCCTCGCGGAACTGCTCGCGGAGTTCGCGCTCGCGTTCGGCGCGTTCCTCCTCGTCCTCGATGTCGGCGAGTCGGTTGGCGTAGACCGCGTTGATTGCCGCCTCGGGACCCATGATGGCGATTTCGCCGGACGGGAGGGCGAGCGTGGACTCGGGGTCGTAGGCTGGGCCGGACATCGCGTAGATGCCCGCGCCGTACGCCTTCCGAACCACGACGCACTGCTTCGGGACCGTGGCCGCGGAGGTGGCGTAAATCATCTTCTTCCCCTGTTCGAGAATCCCCTCCTTCTCGACCTGTGACCCGGCCATGAACCCGGGCGTGTCACAGAGATAGAGGAGTGGGACGTTGTAGGCGTCGCAGGTCCAGACGAACTCGGCGGCCTTCTCGGCGGCGTCGGGGAAGATGGCTCCCGCGCGGTGGGCGGGTTGGTTGGCGACGACGCCGACGGGGCGGCCGTCGACGCGGGCGAACCCGGTCAGAATCTCGGCCCCGTACTCGGGGCGCAACTCGAAGAACGACCCGGCGTCGACCACCCGCTCTATCACCCGCTCCATGTCGTAGCCCTTGTTCGGGTCCGCCGGGACGACGGCGTCGATGCCGTCGGGCGACTTCGCGGGTGCTTTGCCCGCCGTCTGTGGTGGGTCCTCGTCGCTGTTGTTCGGGAGGTACGAGACCAGTTGTGCGACCAGTTCGCGGGCGTGTTCCTCGTCCTCGGCCACGAGGTCAGCACTGCCGGAGTGGCGGGTGTGGACCTCCGGGCCGCCCAACGCTTGGAGGTCGATTTCCTCGCCGGTCACCATCTCCACCATCCGCGGGGAGGCGATGGCCATCGCACTCATGTCCCGGACCATCACGGTGAAATCGGAGAACACCGGGGTGTACGCCGCCCCGGCGATACAGGGGCCGTAGAGGACACAAATCTGGGGCACGCGGCCCGAGAGCCGCGAGTGGTTGTAGTAGTACTTCCCGACGCCCTCCCGGTTGGCGAAAAAGCCCGTCTGCTGGTCGATGCGGCCGCCGGAGGAGTCCATCAGGTAGAACACCGGTTTCCCGGTTTTCAGCGCGCGCTGTTGCATCCGCAGGAACTTCTCGACGCCTTTCTCGGCCATCGACCCCGCTTTCACCGAGAAGTCGTTGGCCATGAAGTGGACATCCCGGCCCTCGAACTCCGCGGCACCGGTCAACAGCCCGTCGGCGGGTAGGCGGTCCTCGCTGTCGAAGTTGGCGAACTTGCCGTCCTCGAAGAGCAGCCCCGAGGTATCGCCGTCGTCACCGAACCACAGGTTGAGGCGGTCGCGGACGAACAGTTTCCCCTGCTCTTCGAGACGGTCGCGGTACTTCTCGGGGCCGCCACGCTCGATGTCCGCAATCTCCTCGCGGAGTCGCTCTTCGCGTTCCGTCGGGCCGAGCGTATCCTCGGCGTCCGTGGCGTCGGGACTCGCCGAACTCTCGTGCGTGATGGTCGGTTCGGTGGCATCGCCGACGTAGAGTTCGACGGTGTCCTCGACGTGTCGGGCGAGTGCCTCCGCAATCGCCGCGATTTCCTCCTCGCTTGCCCCCTCGGGGATGCGGACGTTCATACCCCGGTCTGCGGCCACCGTCGTGAAACCGTTTTCCCCGGACGGCGGCCGACTCGCCGCCAGTCACTCCCCGAGGGCCCGCTCCAACCGGTCGACGAGTTCGGTGTTCCCGACGTGGACCGGGACGCGCTGGTGGAGTCGCTCGGGTGTCACGTCCAGCAACGACTGGTGTCCGTCCGAGGAGCGACCACCCGCGGACTCGACGATGTAGCCGATGGGGTTCCCCTCGAACTGGAGGCGGAGTTTCCCGTTCGTGGCGGAGTCGAGTGCGGGGTAGGCGAAGATGCCGCCGTACTCCAGCACTTGGCTCACGTCGCCTATCATCGCGCCGCCGTACCGCAGTTTCAGTTCGTCCTCTATCTCCGCGGCGTACGCCGCGAACTCGTCCGGCCAGTCGGGAACGCGGCCGCCGAAGCCGTAGACGACTGGGTCGGCGGGCAGCGTCAGGTCGTCGTCGACGACGGTGCGCTCGCCGTCCTCGACGACTGCCTCGGCGACTGTCCCGTCCCGTGCCGTGACCATCGACGTGATGGGGCCGTAGAGGACGTACCCGGCGGCCCGCAGTGCTCGCCCCGAGGCGGGGAGGGGGTCGTCGTACACCGCGACGATGGTCCCCATGACGTTGTTGGACTTCAGGTTCGAGGACCCGTCGAGGGGGTCACAGGCCACGTGCAGGTCCCCGCCTTCTCCCTCGACGACGCCCTCGCGCTCCTCGCTCGCGTAACTGGCGACGCCCTCGATAGCGAGGAGTCGCTCCTCCAGCAGTTCGTCGGCGTAGCGGTCGGCGGCGAGCATCTGGTCGCCGGTCGGGTTCTCGGCCGTCTCGTACTCGCGCCGTCCGGGGAGACTCGCGCGGATGTCGGGGGCCGTCTCGGCGACCGTCTCGAAGACGCGCTCGATGGCGTCCATCTCACTCGGCTTCGGGTGCGGCCGCGTCGGCCACGTCGAGTGCTTCCTCGACGGACGTTTCCTCGAAGATGACCTGCTCCAAGGCGTCGAGGATGCGCTCGGGGTTCTCCCGCTGGAACACGTTACGCCCGACGGCGAGGCCCGCGCCGCCCGCGTCGATGACGGACTTGACGTTCGAGAGGAACTCCTCGTCGGAGCGTTTCGACCCACCGCTCATGACGACTTTCGTCTTGCCGGCCATGCGGACGGTCTCTTCCATCGCGTCCTGACTCCCGGGGTACTTGACCTTCGCCACGTCCGCACCGAGTTCGAGGCCGAGGCGCGCGGAGTAGGCGATGGTCTCGGGCGTCTTGGCGTTACGGAGGCCCTGCCCCCGCGGGTAGGACCACATGACCGTGGCCATGTCGTACTCGCGGGCCGTCTCTTGGGCGTCACGCCACTCCTCGACCATCTCGATTTCGTTGTTCGACCCGCCGTAGACGGTGAAGCCGATGGAATCGGCACCGACCTCGTGGGCGTAGTCGACCGACCAGTTGACGGCCGAGTCCGGTTCGCCGCGCCAGAGGTTCGAGGTTCCGTTCAACTTGGCGAGCAAGTCCACGTCGTCCTCGTAGGATGGGTAGTAGGCCTCGGCGACGCCCTTCTGGACCGCGAGGGAGGTGACGGCGTCGTGGGTCGCTACGTCGAAGACCCGTGCTGGGTCCGCGCTCTCCGGCACGTCCTCGAAGTCCACCGGCCCGTGTTCGAGGCCGTGGTCGTAGGCGAGGATGAGTACCTTCCCGTCCCGGGTCAGGGGGCTGTCGTCGATAGGAATCATACACGCGTTGATGCCCCACGTTCGCTAATAATCCTGTTGGAACGCTCGACGCCACCCTTACACCCTGTGGCGTCGTGGATGGTCCTATGCGCGAACTCGATGACATCGACACCGTCGGCATCGTCGGCGCGGGCACGATGGGACACGGCATCGCACAGGTCGCGGCACTCGACGGCTACGACGTGGTGCTACGCGACGTGGAGGACGAACTCGTGGAGTCGGGGCTGTCGGGCATCCACGAGAGTCTGGACCGGTTCGTGACGCGGGGCGACCTCTCGGAAGCGGAGGCCGACGACGCCCGTGAGCGGGTCACCGGCACGACAGACCTCGCGGACCTCGCCGACGCCGACCTCGTGGTCGAGGCCATCGTCGAGGACATGGACGTCAAACAGTCCGTATTCGCCGACTTGGACGACACCGTGGCCGAGGACGTGGTACTGGCGACGAACACCAGCACGCTCTCGATTACGTCCATTGCCAGCGCGACGGACTGCCCCGAACTCGTGGTCGGCCTCCACTTCATGAACCCCGTCCCGCTGATGGAGGGCGTCGAGGTGGTCGTCGGCGAGAAGACCGACCCTGCCGTGGCGTCCCTCGCCCACGACTTCGCCGAGTCGCTGGGCAAGTCCACGTGGGAGTCCGACGACAAGCCCGGGTTCGTCACGAACCGGATTCTGATGCCGTGGCTGGCCGAGGGCATCCGCGCCTACGACGAGGGCGTCGCCGAGAAACCCGACATCGACCGCGGCATGACACTCGGCACGAACGTCCCGATGGGACCGCTCGAACTCGCCGACCACATCGGTCTCGATATCTGTCTCGACGCGATGGAGACGCTGCACGCGGAACTTGGCGACCGCTACCAGCCACCCTACCTGCTCAAGCGCAAAGTCGAGGCTGGTGACCTCGGCAAGAAGACGGGGCGGGGGTTCTACGAGTACGGAGACTGACCAACTGGCGAGTCGGCTACTCCGCCAAGCGGTCCGCCAGCGCGTCGATGTCGGCCAGCAGCGACTCGAACTCGGCGGCCACGTCCTCGCGGTCACCGAACTGCTGTCGCGCCCGCGTCCGTATCTCGTCGGCGTCTTCGCGGAGCCGTTCGAGTTCGGACTCGATGGTCTCCCGGCGGTCCAGCAGGTCCGCGACTTCCGCCGCGAGTTCGTCGATGTCCGCTTCGCCGACCATCTCGTACTCGTCGTACAGCCCCTCGCCGATAGCACCGTGACCCATCCCGGTCACCTCGTACACGTCGCTGTCCTCGGCGTCGGTTAGCAACCCGAGTGTGGACAATTGCTGGCACCGACTCGTGACAGTTTCGCGCTCCAGACCGGTCGTCTCGGTGACCGACGCCACACTCGCGCCCTGTGCGTCGTCGATGGCCCGGAGCACCACGATTGCCTCCCAGTCGAGCACGTCCTGCAACTCGGATAGCGTCGGCGACATTCCTACATCGGCGGAGTGGTCCCGCTCGGGTAAGCGTTTACACCGACGGCGGGACGGGGCAGATATAAACGGACCGTCGAAGACGCGCACAACGGCTTTGTTGGCTGCCCTACTGGGCCACCCCATGTCAGTGCAACGGCGCGACGCAGACTTTAGGAGCAACGGGACGCGATGTGCGGCGTGGCTCTACGAACCGGCCGCCGAGAACCCGCCCGTGGTCGTGATGGCCCACGGGTTCGGGGGCGAGCGCGAGGCCCGCCTCCCGGCGTTCGCCGAACGGTTCGCCGCGGCCGGGATGGCCGTCCTCGTCTTCGACTACCGGACGTTCGGCGACAGCGAGGGCACGCCTCGGCACGTCGTCTCCGGTCGTCGGCACGTCGAGGACTACCGGGCCGCGCTCGACCA
This genomic window contains:
- a CDS encoding 3-hydroxyacyl-CoA dehydrogenase family protein codes for the protein MRELDDIDTVGIVGAGTMGHGIAQVAALDGYDVVLRDVEDELVESGLSGIHESLDRFVTRGDLSEAEADDARERVTGTTDLADLADADLVVEAIVEDMDVKQSVFADLDDTVAEDVVLATNTSTLSITSIASATDCPELVVGLHFMNPVPLMEGVEVVVGEKTDPAVASLAHDFAESLGKSTWESDDKPGFVTNRILMPWLAEGIRAYDEGVAEKPDIDRGMTLGTNVPMGPLELADHIGLDICLDAMETLHAELGDRYQPPYLLKRKVEAGDLGKKTGRGFYEYGD
- a CDS encoding septum formation initiator family protein — protein: MSPTLSELQDVLDWEAIVVLRAIDDAQGASVASVTETTGLERETVTSRCQQLSTLGLLTDAEDSDVYEVTGMGHGAIGEGLYDEYEMVGEADIDELAAEVADLLDRRETIESELERLREDADEIRTRARQQFGDREDVAAEFESLLADIDALADRLAE